A genome region from bacterium includes the following:
- a CDS encoding OmpA family protein produces the protein MRAATFKTTALVLSLAIGAGCASGRTVSKRRGPQPTYTWKQAVYFDFDKSEVRGDAHAVLDDVAGRMKGDEKAVAILEGHADPIGESYYNEALAEDRARSVRVYLRDQGADAHRITMTSKGERDPVVQGYGRKDLEPNRRVDVILTLTGSEEESKKEEGK, from the coding sequence ATGCGGGCAGCGACATTCAAGACGACGGCGTTGGTTCTGTCCTTGGCAATCGGTGCCGGTTGCGCGAGCGGACGGACCGTCTCCAAGCGGAGGGGGCCGCAGCCGACCTACACGTGGAAACAGGCCGTCTATTTCGACTTCGACAAGTCCGAGGTCCGCGGGGACGCCCACGCGGTCCTGGACGACGTCGCCGGCAGGATGAAGGGCGATGAGAAGGCAGTGGCGATTCTTGAAGGTCACGCCGACCCCATCGGCGAATCCTACTACAACGAAGCCTTGGCGGAAGACCGGGCCCGTTCGGTGCGCGTGTACCTCAGAGATCAGGGTGCCGATGCCCACCGCATTACGATGACGTCCAAAGGCGAACGCGACCCCGTGGTCCAAGGATACGGCCGCAAGGATCTTGAGCCCAATCGCCGGGTTGACGTCATCCTGACGCTGACCGGGAGTGAGGAGGAATCCAAGAAGGAGGAAGGGAAATGA
- a CDS encoding PEGA domain-containing protein: MEWKTLFRSSVVIIAMLSQITLWPSGLEAYDLSHSTIRKSPSAPFTVALVPFAEMRTRSLDDLMRNLRGELKKTKGMRVMEEAETEEILRYYLKYVNATTEGNSVQRSLTEARQSLLAGNYPQAEKLLAATEQKIGAAVALGGSNEGLYQIHLLRAKVHHAKGRKEGVAREYDRLVHLNPRMTLDANLYSNWERKALDDARERVSNENSASVKVVASPLGSEVFLNGVHQGIAPTTLRDLPAGLHVVEVKTVHHAPFLQQVNLKAGETAEVSAHLTRTGVAGSEADSLSVTIRPSLYKTDLEISRLISTLGYHLGVDRIVLVSDKNSSGVDSLVYRIGDTGLGSVQRQHQVALSSADRGGSVAGMVGAVNQELRTDVLKDPPKYADQSVGSVKLHEVRKKPFYKRPLFWILAGAAAGTGGALAAVLAPGAAAGGILIGF; the protein is encoded by the coding sequence ATGGAATGGAAAACATTATTTCGGTCTTCCGTTGTCATCATCGCGATGCTCTCGCAGATCACTTTGTGGCCGTCGGGTCTTGAAGCCTATGACCTCTCACATTCGACGATCCGCAAGTCGCCGTCGGCCCCGTTCACCGTCGCCCTGGTTCCCTTCGCGGAGATGCGTACCCGCTCCCTGGACGATCTGATGCGAAACCTTCGCGGAGAGCTGAAGAAGACCAAAGGCATGCGTGTCATGGAGGAGGCGGAGACGGAGGAGATCCTTCGTTACTACCTGAAATACGTGAATGCCACGACCGAGGGCAATTCCGTCCAGCGCTCGCTCACAGAGGCGCGACAATCCCTGCTCGCAGGAAATTACCCCCAGGCGGAGAAGCTTCTTGCGGCGACGGAGCAGAAGATTGGCGCCGCCGTTGCGTTGGGGGGGAGCAACGAGGGTTTGTACCAGATCCACCTCCTGCGCGCGAAGGTCCACCATGCGAAAGGCCGAAAAGAAGGCGTGGCGCGTGAGTATGACCGGCTGGTTCACTTGAATCCCCGCATGACGTTGGATGCAAACCTTTACAGCAACTGGGAGAGGAAGGCGTTGGACGATGCCCGCGAGCGCGTATCCAACGAGAACTCGGCGTCGGTCAAAGTGGTCGCAAGTCCGCTGGGCAGCGAGGTGTTCTTGAACGGGGTCCACCAGGGCATCGCACCGACGACGCTTCGGGACCTTCCCGCGGGCCTTCACGTGGTCGAGGTCAAAACAGTCCACCACGCTCCATTTCTACAGCAGGTGAACCTGAAGGCCGGCGAGACGGCCGAGGTGAGCGCGCATTTGACTCGCACTGGCGTGGCGGGAAGTGAGGCTGACTCGCTCTCGGTCACGATCCGGCCCTCCCTTTATAAAACCGATTTGGAGATCTCGCGCCTGATATCGACGCTCGGTTATCACCTGGGCGTCGACCGGATCGTGCTCGTCTCGGACAAGAATTCGAGCGGCGTCGACTCGCTCGTCTACCGCATCGGCGACACGGGACTGGGCAGCGTTCAGCGCCAACACCAAGTGGCCCTTTCTTCCGCCGACCGGGGAGGGAGCGTCGCCGGCATGGTCGGCGCGGTGAATCAGGAGCTTCGCACGGACGTCCTGAAGGACCCGCCGAAGTATGCGGACCAGAGTGTGGGAAGCGTGAAGCTGCACGAGGTCCGAAAGAAGCCGTTCTATAAGAGGCCGCTCTTTTGGATCCTGGCCGGGGCCGCAGCGGGCACCGGAGGGGCGTTGGCGGCGGTTCTCGCACCGGGGGCGGCGGCCGGCGGAATATTGATCGGTTTTTAA
- a CDS encoding tetratricopeptide repeat protein — protein sequence MKMAVVNANRFIGLLVLAIVNGTDVFGADTIEQARREIDGGRFETAIRILDERLENRPEDAAALKVRALAACGLGRYDAAVRDYEAALNKNPDDAEAHRDLGMLLVFKVKDARHATEHLENYLVLTHEADIPMEVIRILKSLDRGCSKREHQIVEELVRMAQAFEAAGKPKIAIRAYERALRIRPTCSSCNESLGRLLKDERYLAKARLFRSGG from the coding sequence ATGAAGATGGCCGTTGTGAACGCAAACAGGTTCATTGGTTTGTTGGTCTTGGCGATCGTGAACGGCACGGATGTGTTTGGCGCCGACACCATCGAGCAGGCGCGGCGCGAGATCGATGGGGGGCGCTTCGAAACCGCGATCCGGATTCTGGACGAGCGGCTGGAGAATCGTCCGGAAGACGCTGCTGCGTTGAAGGTGCGCGCCCTCGCAGCGTGTGGTTTGGGCCGCTACGACGCCGCTGTTCGGGATTACGAGGCGGCTCTGAATAAGAACCCCGACGACGCCGAGGCACATCGGGATCTAGGGATGCTCCTGGTCTTTAAGGTGAAGGATGCGCGCCATGCAACGGAGCATTTGGAGAACTATCTTGTCCTGACGCACGAGGCGGACATTCCGATGGAGGTGATCCGAATTCTCAAATCTCTGGATCGGGGATGTTCCAAAAGAGAACACCAAATTGTCGAAGAGTTGGTGCGCATGGCACAGGCCTTCGAAGCGGCGGGTAAGCCGAAGATTGCTATTCGCGCTTACGAGAGGGCGCTCAGGATCCGTCCGACATGCAGCTCCTGCAACGAGTCCTTAGGGCGGCTCTTGAAGGATGAAAGGTACCTCGCGAAGGCCAGACTGTTTCGGAGTGGCGGATAA
- a CDS encoding sigma 54-interacting transcriptional regulator, with product MADLIVLYRGQPLLREGLETTLTIGRARDNDVCLLDGTAPYHARLERVGDETILTPKDGPVFLNGERLVGARPLRDGDLFDVGGYRCQFFENTRSLFNPLTHEKTATATTQSTPASDRRALPTIHFLTPEKKKFRRTRILIGRAPSSDLALDNVFVSSQHAEIFFHDGEYRLRDLHSRNGTFLNDLRTTERPLPPAGTIRLGRFSLPYQIDGPPKGAANGDAPGVTLSGIRPGEAERLLVGSSKAFQSLIERLKKIAPGNDSVLLLGETGTGKDLIAQFLHSENPRRRTGPFVAVNCAAIPQTLAESQLFGHVRGSFSGAVGDHRGYFQEAHKGTLFLDEVGDLPLETQARLLRVIEDGYVRPVGGNRDIALDVRLVFATNRNLDKSRGDGKFREDLFQRFQWVLKIPPLRERREDIPHLVRYFLMRHAPTPVGFTEETLAVLQRLPWPGNIRELNRAVRRAITNALSHGSDVASLEDFELEGGPVRVSHDGSKVSEIRQEKRRVLKETLASLNGNISHAAQALGVSRVTIHKWIDEDGIDPGEFR from the coding sequence ATGGCCGATCTCATCGTTCTCTATCGTGGGCAACCCCTTCTGCGCGAAGGGCTGGAAACCACTCTGACGATCGGTCGGGCGCGTGACAACGACGTCTGCCTGCTGGACGGCACGGCGCCCTATCATGCCCGCCTCGAACGGGTCGGGGACGAGACCATCCTGACGCCCAAGGACGGACCGGTTTTTTTGAACGGAGAGCGGCTCGTTGGCGCCCGCCCCCTCCGGGACGGCGACCTGTTCGACGTGGGGGGCTATCGCTGCCAGTTTTTCGAAAACACGAGGTCTCTTTTCAACCCCTTGACCCACGAAAAAACGGCGACGGCGACCACGCAATCCACACCCGCGTCCGACCGTCGCGCCTTGCCCACCATCCACTTTCTGACGCCGGAAAAGAAAAAGTTCCGCCGCACGCGGATTCTCATCGGGCGGGCTCCGAGCTCCGACCTTGCGCTCGATAACGTCTTTGTCTCCTCACAACACGCGGAGATTTTTTTTCACGACGGCGAGTACCGGCTGCGCGACCTGCACAGCCGGAACGGCACCTTTCTGAACGATCTGCGCACGACCGAACGCCCTCTGCCGCCTGCCGGCACGATCCGATTGGGACGATTCAGCCTTCCCTACCAGATCGACGGCCCGCCCAAGGGGGCGGCGAACGGAGACGCCCCCGGCGTGACGCTTTCCGGAATCCGCCCGGGCGAGGCCGAGCGCCTGCTCGTCGGCTCCTCAAAGGCCTTTCAAAGCCTTATTGAGCGGCTGAAGAAGATCGCACCCGGGAACGACTCCGTCCTTCTCCTGGGCGAGACGGGAACGGGCAAGGACTTGATCGCACAGTTCCTTCACTCGGAGAACCCTAGGCGCCGGACCGGCCCATTTGTCGCGGTCAATTGCGCCGCGATCCCGCAGACGCTCGCAGAGAGTCAGCTCTTCGGGCACGTGCGCGGGTCCTTCTCCGGGGCCGTGGGCGATCATCGCGGTTATTTCCAGGAAGCCCACAAGGGCACTTTGTTTCTGGACGAGGTCGGTGATCTGCCCCTAGAGACACAGGCCCGGCTCCTCCGTGTCATCGAGGACGGCTACGTCCGCCCGGTGGGCGGCAATCGGGACATCGCCTTGGACGTCCGCCTCGTCTTCGCAACCAATCGCAACCTCGACAAGTCACGCGGCGACGGCAAGTTCCGCGAAGATCTCTTTCAGCGCTTTCAGTGGGTCCTGAAGATCCCGCCCCTGCGCGAACGGCGGGAAGACATCCCCCATCTCGTGCGCTACTTCCTGATGCGGCACGCGCCCACGCCCGTCGGCTTCACCGAGGAGACGCTCGCCGTTCTGCAGCGCCTGCCCTGGCCGGGCAACATCCGCGAACTCAACCGGGCCGTCCGCCGCGCCATCACGAACGCCTTGAGCCACGGGTCGGACGTCGCTTCATTGGAGGATTTTGAGCTGGAGGGAGGTCCGGTCAGGGTCTCCCACGACGGCTCCAAGGTTTCCGAGATCCGCCAGGAAAAACGCAGGGTGCTGAAGGAGACGCTCGCATCCCTGAACGGCAACATCAGTCACGCCGCCCAGGCCCTCGGCGTTTCGCGCGTAACGATTCACAAGTGGATCGACGAAGACGGGATCGACCCCGGTGAATTCAGATAG
- a CDS encoding NYN domain-containing protein has translation MTQSASQNGPESSIAVFIDFENFALGFERSRKKFEIHKVLERLLEKGKIIVKRAYSDWTRYGDYKTQLHEAAIELIEVPKRGAAGKNSADIRMCVDAIDMAHSKGHIDTFAILTGDSDFSPLVSKLKENGKRVIGIGMKDSTSALLVDNCDEFIYYEDLERSATTSAPEIKESLPKLKKEAFQLVVDTILALKRENRDTLYSSMIKDTLKRKKPQFNESYHGYRTWQDLLEDMERNGVLQLTMDPRSGTYVVTGFGKKK, from the coding sequence ATGACCCAGTCCGCCAGCCAGAACGGCCCCGAGTCGTCCATTGCCGTGTTCATCGATTTTGAGAACTTCGCGCTCGGCTTCGAGCGCTCGCGGAAGAAGTTCGAGATCCACAAGGTCCTCGAGCGCCTGCTCGAGAAGGGCAAGATCATCGTCAAGCGGGCCTACTCCGACTGGACGCGCTACGGGGACTACAAGACGCAGTTGCACGAAGCGGCGATCGAGCTGATCGAGGTCCCCAAGCGCGGCGCGGCCGGAAAGAATTCGGCCGACATCCGCATGTGCGTCGACGCCATCGACATGGCCCACTCCAAGGGCCACATCGACACCTTCGCAATCTTGACCGGAGACAGCGACTTCTCGCCGCTCGTCTCCAAACTCAAGGAAAACGGCAAACGTGTCATCGGGATCGGCATGAAGGATTCGACCTCGGCGCTACTCGTCGACAACTGCGACGAGTTCATTTATTACGAAGACCTGGAACGTTCGGCGACGACCTCGGCGCCGGAGATCAAGGAATCCCTCCCCAAGCTGAAGAAGGAGGCGTTCCAGCTGGTCGTCGACACGATCCTCGCCCTCAAGCGCGAAAACCGCGACACGCTTTACTCGTCGATGATCAAGGACACCCTCAAACGCAAGAAGCCCCAGTTCAACGAGTCGTACCACGGCTACCGGACCTGGCAGGACCTGCTCGAGGACATGGAGCGCAACGGCGTCCTTCAGCTGACGATGGATCCCCGGAGCGGCACCTACGTGGTGACCGGGTTCGGGAAGAAGAAGTAA
- a CDS encoding protein kinase codes for MLIEPFLQNHILSLQTLATGTATHLRDVQTVTGYYRAGLEAAGLPTRPLDEMCELMAPARDEVVPERIAAQAVIAVLSRHGLFPGLGESLPDFFGRLLPLRESLRNPARFVGSPGSVARLFLKPCEFLKISSRNLGGFPTYDKIHRISTTGNSMVYRAEDELDGHPVALKVYTSPDRDSSLPLWIVLNEIRFQANPSSDGVVQAYGTGRIPMGAPFVSFEWMPSEDLRGIDSYYHPKRNPIALESAVSLARQLIAPLAAIHAEGIVHRDVKPSNFVMDAKASRIKLTDFSLAVRMEEVRPETAPVGTSGFIPHEAYQAEYVDGPRRDVYALGMTMLDFFGRTLPARLRSRVGHQTPAEQSTLKELRRIVGRAIDGKPHRRYADAVAMIGDFDRL; via the coding sequence ATGCTGATCGAGCCCTTCCTGCAAAACCACATCCTGTCCCTGCAGACTCTTGCCACCGGCACGGCGACGCATCTCCGGGACGTTCAGACGGTGACCGGCTATTACCGGGCGGGGCTCGAGGCCGCCGGGCTTCCGACTCGGCCTCTGGACGAGATGTGCGAGCTGATGGCACCGGCGCGCGACGAGGTTGTGCCCGAACGGATCGCCGCCCAGGCGGTGATCGCCGTCTTGAGTCGCCACGGCCTTTTTCCCGGCCTGGGAGAATCCCTCCCCGATTTTTTCGGGCGTCTCCTGCCGTTGCGAGAATCTCTACGGAACCCGGCTCGCTTCGTCGGATCCCCCGGCTCGGTCGCGCGGCTCTTTCTCAAGCCATGCGAGTTCCTGAAGATCTCCTCGCGGAACCTCGGCGGATTCCCCACCTACGACAAAATCCATCGGATCTCGACAACCGGAAACTCCATGGTCTATCGCGCGGAGGATGAACTGGACGGCCACCCCGTCGCCCTCAAGGTCTACACGTCGCCGGACCGCGACAGTTCCCTCCCCCTGTGGATCGTCCTGAACGAGATCCGCTTCCAGGCGAACCCATCCTCGGACGGCGTGGTCCAGGCCTACGGCACCGGGCGGATCCCCATGGGAGCCCCCTTCGTCAGCTTCGAATGGATGCCGTCGGAGGACTTGAGGGGGATCGACTCTTATTATCATCCCAAGAGAAATCCCATCGCTCTGGAGTCGGCCGTCTCGCTCGCCCGACAGCTGATCGCCCCGCTCGCCGCGATTCATGCCGAGGGAATTGTTCACCGGGACGTCAAGCCGTCGAACTTCGTGATGGACGCCAAGGCCTCCCGGATCAAGCTGACGGATTTCTCGCTGGCGGTGAGGATGGAGGAGGTCCGGCCGGAAACCGCTCCCGTCGGTACGTCGGGTTTCATCCCCCACGAGGCCTACCAGGCCGAATATGTGGATGGTCCGCGCCGCGACGTCTACGCCCTCGGCATGACGATGCTCGATTTCTTCGGCCGCACCCTGCCGGCCCGCCTTCGCTCGCGCGTGGGCCATCAGACGCCGGCGGAACAGTCAACCTTGAAGGAATTGCGCCGGATCGTCGGGCGCGCGATCGACGGGAAACCGCACCGGCGTTACGCCGACGCGGTCGCGATGATCGGGGACTTTGACCGGCTGTGA
- the hemW gene encoding radical SAM family heme chaperone HemW — translation MGFSVYLHIPFCEVKCGYCDFFSVPRGFEDFDLQEEYAGALIREIHERSGEFCGRPVRSIFFGGGTPSLLAPVLLEEILDALARHFSWSRQTEITLEANPKTVSLEKLRAFREMGFNRISIGVQSFQDRFLKTLGRIHDGNDARRTVHDARAAGFENVSCDLIFALPGQTFADWENDLETAVGLGTDHLSAYHLTIEANTPFETLHRQNRLLLPPEDDGLRMLTWTRESLAAAGLPAYEISNFARPGFECVHNRNYWRYGDYLGFGAGAAGFVRSKEDSVYGVRRHNVRNLKKYLEREMLDFEDRIDRRTAMGEFCMLGLRTREGIDGQAFASSFGVRVEDVFSGVIARWKERGHLQGAGSGWSLTPDGLLFTDEVAASFLP, via the coding sequence ATGGGGTTTTCAGTCTATCTTCATATTCCGTTCTGCGAGGTGAAGTGCGGCTACTGCGACTTCTTCTCGGTCCCGAGGGGGTTCGAGGACTTCGACCTTCAGGAGGAGTACGCCGGCGCCTTGATCCGGGAAATCCACGAAAGATCAGGTGAATTTTGCGGCCGGCCCGTCCGCTCGATCTTCTTCGGCGGAGGCACGCCGTCGCTCTTGGCCCCGGTTTTGCTTGAAGAGATTCTTGATGCCCTGGCGCGTCATTTTTCCTGGTCGCGTCAAACGGAGATCACGCTGGAGGCGAACCCGAAAACAGTATCGTTGGAAAAATTAAGAGCCTTCCGCGAGATGGGCTTCAATCGGATCTCCATTGGGGTGCAGTCGTTCCAAGACCGTTTTCTCAAAACTCTGGGACGGATTCATGATGGAAATGACGCACGCCGGACGGTTCATGACGCGCGCGCGGCGGGATTCGAGAACGTGAGCTGCGACCTGATCTTCGCGCTGCCCGGGCAGACGTTCGCGGATTGGGAGAACGACCTCGAGACGGCCGTCGGTCTCGGCACGGATCACCTCTCCGCGTATCACCTGACGATCGAGGCGAACACGCCGTTCGAGACGCTCCACCGTCAAAACCGGCTCTTGCTCCCGCCGGAGGATGACGGCCTCCGCATGCTCACGTGGACCCGCGAGTCGCTCGCGGCCGCGGGGTTGCCGGCGTATGAGATTTCCAACTTCGCGAGGCCCGGATTCGAGTGCGTCCATAACCGGAACTACTGGCGTTACGGGGACTATCTCGGGTTCGGGGCGGGAGCCGCCGGTTTTGTCCGATCAAAGGAGGATTCCGTTTACGGCGTCAGGCGCCACAACGTCCGAAACCTGAAAAAATATCTCGAACGGGAGATGCTCGACTTCGAGGACCGCATCGACCGCCGGACGGCGATGGGCGAATTCTGCATGCTGGGACTGAGGACGCGCGAGGGGATTGACGGCCAAGCCTTCGCTTCCTCGTTCGGCGTCCGCGTGGAGGACGTCTTTTCCGGGGTGATCGCCCGCTGGAAGGAAAGGGGCCACCTCCAAGGCGCCGGTTCCGGCTGGTCGCTGACCCCCGACGGCCTTCTCTTCACCGACGAGGTGGCGGCGTCGTTCCTTCCTTGA
- a CDS encoding ParA family protein produces the protein MSIADTLKDLILVNSPQYEAGDKKAKVVAICSQKGGVGKTTTAVNLGSSLAYYHGKHVLVIDLDPQGHVEKSLGAIVSDGIEYTPLSKVLEARTGNLLDAVVKTDLENFHLTPGDKALVQTESVLASRIGKEFILKRTIETAKTHYDIILIDCPPSLGNLTLNALVAADSVLIPCEMSVLAFEGVTDLLETLREVTERLNSNLDVLGVLFTRVDGRNLTMNQLILDNMKRFFNGKILKTNVTINTALNKAQLEGKPVFSFAPASSGASNYHSLADEVVHRLKNSNN, from the coding sequence ATGTCCATCGCCGACACACTCAAGGATCTGATCCTCGTCAACAGCCCCCAGTATGAAGCGGGGGACAAAAAGGCCAAGGTCGTCGCCATCTGCTCGCAGAAGGGCGGCGTCGGCAAGACGACGACGGCCGTGAACCTGGGCTCGTCCCTCGCCTACTACCATGGCAAACACGTGCTCGTGATCGATCTCGATCCGCAGGGGCACGTCGAAAAGTCTCTCGGCGCGATCGTCAGCGACGGCATCGAGTACACGCCGCTCTCCAAGGTCCTCGAGGCCCGCACAGGCAACTTGCTCGATGCGGTCGTCAAGACCGACCTGGAAAATTTTCACCTGACCCCGGGCGATAAGGCGCTGGTCCAGACGGAATCGGTTCTGGCCTCGCGCATCGGCAAGGAATTCATCCTCAAGAGGACCATTGAAACCGCCAAGACGCACTACGACATTATCCTCATCGACTGCCCGCCTTCGCTCGGGAACCTGACGCTCAATGCCCTGGTAGCGGCCGATTCCGTGCTCATCCCGTGCGAAATGAGTGTTCTCGCCTTCGAGGGCGTGACCGACCTGCTTGAGACGCTTCGTGAAGTCACCGAGCGGCTCAATTCCAATCTGGACGTTCTGGGGGTCCTCTTCACGCGGGTCGACGGCCGGAACCTCACGATGAACCAGCTCATCTTGGACAACATGAAGCGGTTCTTCAACGGCAAGATCCTCAAGACCAACGTCACGATCAACACGGCCTTGAACAAAGCCCAACTTGAAGGGAAGCCCGTCTTCAGCTTCGCGCCCGCATCGAGCGGGGCGTCCAACTACCATTCGCTCGCGGACGAAGTGGTCCACCGCCTCAAGAATTCCAACAACTGA
- the nadC gene encoding carboxylating nicotinate-nucleotide diphosphorylase, protein MPDRIQMLIEIALQEDIGSGDITADALFGDEAVEKSGVIVAKEDLVIAGLEIARRVFLTVDHHLQWERYFEDGARVAKGSRVAKVSGRFKNLLRAERTALNFLQHLSGVATLTAQFVEKVKGTGAQILDTRKTLPGFRALEKMAVRAGGGKNHRLGLYDRYLIKDNHLTGISIAEAVKRAKAHNTNRVPVEAEVQRLDQIDEALSAGADILMMDNFSVEELKKAVQKVGGRAKIEASGGITLENVRDYAATGVDFISVGALTHSARAVDLSLEIL, encoded by the coding sequence ATGCCCGACCGCATCCAAATGCTGATCGAGATCGCCCTCCAGGAGGACATCGGGTCGGGCGACATCACCGCGGACGCCCTCTTCGGCGATGAGGCGGTCGAGAAGTCCGGCGTTATCGTCGCCAAGGAAGACCTGGTGATCGCGGGCCTCGAGATTGCGCGACGCGTCTTTCTCACCGTCGACCACCACTTGCAGTGGGAGCGTTACTTCGAAGACGGCGCTCGCGTCGCCAAAGGCTCCCGGGTTGCAAAAGTTTCCGGGCGTTTCAAGAACCTGCTCCGCGCCGAACGCACCGCGCTCAATTTCCTCCAACATCTCTCCGGCGTGGCGACGCTGACGGCCCAGTTTGTCGAGAAGGTGAAGGGAACGGGCGCGCAAATTCTGGACACCCGCAAGACCCTGCCCGGCTTTCGTGCCCTCGAAAAGATGGCCGTTCGCGCCGGGGGCGGAAAGAACCATCGCCTCGGCCTCTACGACCGCTACCTGATCAAGGACAATCACCTCACGGGGATCTCGATCGCCGAGGCGGTCAAACGCGCGAAGGCGCACAACACGAACCGCGTGCCCGTCGAGGCGGAGGTTCAACGGTTGGACCAGATTGACGAGGCTCTCTCGGCCGGGGCCGACATCCTGATGATGGATAATTTCTCCGTCGAGGAGCTGAAGAAGGCCGTTCAAAAGGTCGGCGGCAGGGCCAAGATCGAAGCATCGGGTGGAATCACCCTCGAGAACGTGCGCGATTACGCCGCCACGGGCGTCGATTTCATCTCCGTCGGAGCCCTCACGCACTCGGCCCGGGCCGTCGATCTCTCGCTGGAAATCCTTTGA
- a CDS encoding type II toxin-antitoxin system RelE/ParE family toxin — protein MAKYRIEIVRSAEKALFSLPKPFVPKIVKAIQDLAETPYPPGCRKLSGQRSTFRIRVNVYRIIYEVHDDLILIKVLKIGHRKDVYRN, from the coding sequence ATGGCAAAATATAGGATCGAGATCGTCCGCTCGGCCGAAAAGGCGCTATTTTCGCTCCCCAAGCCTTTCGTCCCCAAGATCGTCAAGGCCATCCAGGACCTGGCGGAAACTCCGTACCCTCCCGGCTGTCGCAAGCTTTCAGGCCAAAGAAGCACCTTCCGTATCCGGGTCAACGTGTACCGCATCATCTATGAGGTCCACGACGATCTGATCCTGATCAAGGTTCTTAAGATAGGCCACAGAAAAGATGTCTATCGAAACTAA